In Agarivorans gilvus, one genomic interval encodes:
- a CDS encoding response regulator — protein MALPILICDDSKLARKQMARSLPPGWDVEISYATNGQEGIEMIRQGKGDVVFLDLNMPVMDGYQVLEAVQKNDLPALVIVVSGDIQPEAYTRVKQLGALDFIKKPTNKAKIGEILVAYGIVESQQLLELENDLAALAKMAPPKQDTLSPKIVDYRDHYQEIANVAMGRAADLLARLLDVFIVLPIPNVNILETSELHMALSSVEENESMSAVCQGFIGSGIAGEALLLFHDSSFEDMSKLMKYQGQLDDNGQLEVLMDIANILIGACLKGVSDQLDVGFSQGHPVVLGQHCNISDLINNNTHRWQKTLAVEINYTIEKHNIQCDLLLLITEDSMPTLNNKISYLFEHNEPTSK, from the coding sequence ATGGCATTACCTATTCTGATTTGCGATGACTCCAAGCTCGCAAGAAAACAAATGGCTCGTAGCTTACCTCCAGGCTGGGACGTAGAGATAAGCTACGCCACCAATGGCCAGGAAGGCATCGAGATGATCCGCCAAGGAAAAGGTGATGTGGTGTTTCTCGATCTCAACATGCCGGTCATGGACGGTTATCAAGTTTTAGAGGCCGTGCAAAAAAACGATCTTCCAGCACTGGTCATCGTAGTGTCTGGCGACATTCAACCTGAAGCCTATACGCGAGTAAAACAGCTAGGTGCTTTAGATTTCATCAAAAAACCGACCAACAAGGCTAAAATTGGCGAAATTTTAGTAGCCTACGGGATTGTTGAATCCCAGCAGCTATTAGAACTAGAAAATGATCTAGCAGCACTGGCCAAAATGGCGCCGCCCAAACAAGACACCCTGTCACCTAAAATCGTTGATTATCGCGACCATTACCAAGAAATCGCCAACGTAGCCATGGGCCGAGCCGCCGATTTGCTGGCTCGTTTACTGGATGTGTTTATTGTTTTACCCATTCCTAACGTGAATATTCTTGAAACCAGCGAACTGCATATGGCCTTAAGCTCGGTGGAAGAGAATGAGTCCATGTCGGCAGTATGCCAAGGATTTATCGGTTCAGGCATTGCCGGAGAAGCCTTATTACTATTTCATGATTCCAGCTTTGAAGACATGTCGAAGCTAATGAAATACCAGGGCCAATTAGACGATAACGGGCAATTAGAAGTACTGATGGATATCGCTAACATTTTGATAGGAGCCTGTTTAAAAGGAGTGTCCGATCAACTTGATGTGGGCTTCTCTCAAGGCCACCCGGTAGTACTGGGCCAGCACTGTAACATTAGCGATTTAATTAATAACAATACTCACCGTTGGCAAAAAACCTTAGCCGTAGAAATAAATTACACCATTGAGAAACACAACATTCAGTGTGATTTATTACTGTTGATTACTGAAGATTCTATGCCAACCCTAAACAATAAAATTTCTTATCTATTTGAGCACAATGAGCCAACATCAAAATGA
- a CDS encoding GGDEF domain-containing protein, which translates to MSQHQNDMNEFHWMLDMIQTIDVGLVVLDKNYQVQVWNNFMETHSGLRPDQVQAKSLFELFPDLPEEWLRHKIDSVFFLKNRAFTTWEQRPHVFPFKNYRPITGTVDFMYQNITIIPLTSLTGIVTHISLIIYDVTDNAVNKLEAQRVNQELQVLSRTDKLTQLYNRGYWQDRLEQEFNRFVRNTSPCSLVMFDIDHFKKVNDTYGHPAGDKIISLVGETLRKIMRKTDIAGRYGGEEFAVILVDTDAAHAQGFCERLRTTIEAIKPVVEGIEIPFTISLGIAELDEQTASAKEWLANTDQALYQSKHGGRNQTQLFKAKS; encoded by the coding sequence ATGAGCCAACATCAAAATGACATGAACGAGTTCCACTGGATGCTGGACATGATACAAACTATCGATGTCGGCTTAGTGGTACTCGATAAAAATTATCAGGTACAAGTTTGGAATAACTTCATGGAAACCCATAGTGGTTTGCGCCCCGATCAAGTTCAAGCTAAGTCACTATTTGAGTTATTTCCAGATTTACCAGAAGAGTGGTTAAGACATAAAATAGATTCGGTGTTTTTCCTTAAAAACCGAGCCTTCACTACTTGGGAGCAACGCCCCCATGTATTCCCATTCAAAAACTATCGACCAATTACTGGCACGGTAGATTTTATGTACCAAAACATCACCATCATTCCACTCACCTCGTTAACCGGCATAGTCACTCACATAAGTTTGATCATTTACGATGTGACAGATAACGCGGTCAACAAATTAGAAGCACAAAGGGTGAATCAAGAGCTGCAAGTGCTTAGTCGCACAGACAAACTTACCCAGCTGTATAATCGAGGCTATTGGCAAGATCGCTTAGAACAAGAGTTTAACCGCTTTGTTCGCAACACATCACCCTGTTCGCTGGTGATGTTCGACATCGACCACTTTAAGAAGGTTAACGATACTTATGGTCACCCTGCTGGCGATAAAATCATTTCACTAGTAGGCGAAACGCTACGCAAGATTATGCGTAAAACAGATATCGCCGGGCGTTATGGCGGTGAAGAATTTGCTGTCATTTTGGTTGATACCGATGCTGCTCATGCGCAAGGTTTCTGTGAACGACTGCGTACCACGATAGAAGCGATTAAGCCAGTTGTAGAGGGAATAGAGATTCCCTTCACCATTAGCTTGGGCATTGCCGAACTCGATGAGCAAACCGCCAGTGCCAAAGAATGGTTAGCCAATACCGACCAAGCGCTTTACCAAAGTAAGCACGGTGGGCGTAACCAAACCCAACTTTTCAAGGCTAAAAGCTGA
- a CDS encoding YfcL family protein yields the protein MLKKYVTALQTYLNSHDNNLNAPPKNVVQYLNDHLGVVATQTELSRRPMVYCLKSHMHMALLEAYFDGEADDTMQQQVEDLWRKAMVFADNHQQVAAVA from the coding sequence ATGCTCAAAAAATATGTCACAGCACTACAGACTTATCTGAATAGTCACGACAATAACCTGAATGCACCACCGAAGAATGTGGTTCAATATTTAAATGATCATCTTGGGGTAGTGGCCACGCAAACCGAGCTTAGCCGCCGTCCAATGGTTTATTGTTTAAAATCACATATGCATATGGCTTTATTAGAAGCCTATTTCGACGGTGAAGCGGATGACACCATGCAACAGCAAGTCGAAGACTTATGGCGTAAGGCGATGGTTTTCGCAGATAACCATCAACAAGTGGCAGCCGTCGCTTGA
- a CDS encoding ATP-NAD kinase family protein, whose amino-acid sequence MLKLGLIINPIAGLGGSVALKGSDGVAEQALAKGAVKQANFRAQLALELLTSLQSQFTIFTASAEMGEQLCERLNLPYQVVYRAAEPSSAEDTQLAAQQMLEADVDLLLFAGGDGTARDILAVVGEQLTCIGIPAGCKIHSGVYGITPKATGLLVAKFVQGEMLSLRTADVMDIDEQAFRQGRVRAKCFGEMVIPDELRYVQAVKQGGIESEDLVLQDIAAEVSEILEDAPFIAGSGTTVAAIMQELSLPNTLLGVDFVEDHQTVQQDLTATQVLNKISGAETKLLITPIGGQGHLFGRGNQQLSPAVIRKLGRENIVVVASKSKLKSLHGRPLIVDTGDTELDKVLSGSIKVITGYRDYIMYRVSNPENEVTDAQKICHSTTDLSE is encoded by the coding sequence ATGCTTAAGCTTGGATTGATTATTAACCCTATAGCTGGTTTAGGTGGCAGTGTGGCGCTAAAAGGTAGTGATGGGGTGGCTGAGCAGGCGCTGGCAAAGGGAGCGGTTAAGCAAGCCAATTTTCGTGCCCAACTAGCACTCGAATTGCTCACTTCCCTTCAGTCCCAGTTTACCATTTTCACTGCATCGGCGGAGATGGGTGAACAGCTTTGTGAGCGACTGAATTTACCGTATCAAGTGGTTTATCGAGCAGCTGAGCCCAGTAGTGCTGAAGATACGCAATTGGCGGCACAACAAATGCTCGAGGCGGACGTGGATTTATTACTGTTTGCTGGTGGAGATGGTACAGCGAGAGATATTTTAGCGGTAGTCGGTGAGCAGCTAACATGTATTGGGATTCCGGCGGGGTGTAAAATCCACTCCGGTGTTTATGGGATTACGCCCAAGGCTACAGGTTTGTTAGTGGCTAAGTTTGTTCAAGGGGAAATGCTAAGCCTGCGAACCGCTGATGTGATGGATATTGATGAGCAAGCTTTTCGTCAAGGGCGAGTTAGAGCCAAGTGTTTCGGTGAGATGGTGATCCCCGATGAACTGCGTTATGTACAAGCTGTGAAGCAGGGTGGCATAGAATCAGAGGACTTGGTATTACAAGATATTGCCGCCGAGGTAAGCGAAATACTAGAAGATGCCCCCTTTATTGCAGGGTCTGGTACTACGGTCGCAGCAATTATGCAGGAGTTATCACTACCTAATACCTTATTAGGAGTAGATTTTGTCGAAGATCATCAAACCGTTCAACAGGATTTGACCGCCACACAAGTGCTGAATAAAATAAGCGGCGCTGAAACTAAGCTACTGATTACTCCTATTGGTGGCCAAGGTCATTTATTTGGCCGTGGTAATCAACAGTTAAGCCCTGCTGTTATTCGTAAGTTAGGGCGAGAGAATATCGTTGTTGTAGCCAGCAAAAGCAAACTTAAATCCCTGCATGGACGCCCGTTGATAGTTGATACTGGCGATACAGAACTGGATAAGGTTTTATCCGGAAGCATCAAGGTAATCACTGGTTACCGCGATTATATTATGTATCGAGTATCGAACCCTGAAAATGAGGTTACCGATGCTCAAAAAATATGTCACAGCACTACAGACTTATCTGAATAG
- a CDS encoding elongation factor P hydroxylase: MLDDIEQLIGLFNRSFADYDTVLIAGDDEPLYLPKGPGRAQHQIIFAHGFFASALHEIAHWCIAGEQRRLLEDYGYWYYGDGRNQQQQAAFEQVEVKPQALEYAFCLAAGRPFQVSVDNLSGFQSDRHAFRDAVEQQYQAYLKQGFPLRAQRVIDLLTTARQAQLLGSL, encoded by the coding sequence ATGCTTGATGATATTGAACAACTGATTGGTTTATTTAATCGCAGCTTTGCCGACTACGATACGGTTCTGATCGCCGGAGATGATGAACCCTTGTATTTGCCTAAAGGGCCAGGGCGAGCTCAACATCAAATTATTTTTGCGCATGGTTTTTTTGCCAGTGCATTGCACGAAATAGCCCATTGGTGCATTGCCGGTGAGCAACGCCGTCTCTTAGAAGACTATGGATATTGGTATTATGGTGATGGTCGCAATCAGCAGCAGCAGGCCGCTTTTGAACAAGTGGAAGTAAAGCCGCAAGCCCTGGAGTATGCTTTTTGCTTGGCGGCAGGGCGACCGTTTCAGGTGAGTGTTGATAATCTCTCGGGTTTTCAAAGTGACAGGCACGCTTTTAGGGATGCGGTTGAACAGCAATACCAGGCATATCTTAAGCAAGGCTTTCCCTTACGAGCACAACGCGTTATCGACCTATTAACGACGGCTCGTCAAGCTCAACTTCTTGGCTCTTTGTAG
- the prmB gene encoding 50S ribosomal protein L3 N(5)-glutamine methyltransferase gives MEKIFIEEAVDELHTIQDMIRWAVSRFNASGVFYGHGTDNAWDEAVQLILPSLHLPLDIDPEVRHARLTRQERTLLVELVVKRVQERIPVAYLTNKAWFAGLEFYVDERVLVPRSPFAELIENQFSPWLTQEPQRILDLCTGSGCIAIACAYAFNEAEVDAVDISEEALAVAEINIQGHGLEQQVTPILSDGFNQLSGQCYDLIVSNPPYVDAEDMSNLPDEFAHEPELGLASGFDGLELTKRILADAAEHLNPKGLLIVEIGNSQIHMQQQYPDVPFTWIEFSNGGHGVFIISREQLLACGELFKQ, from the coding sequence TTGGAAAAGATATTTATCGAAGAAGCAGTCGATGAGTTACATACTATTCAAGATATGATCCGTTGGGCGGTGAGCCGCTTTAATGCTTCGGGGGTTTTCTATGGCCATGGTACCGACAACGCTTGGGATGAAGCGGTACAACTGATTCTGCCTAGCTTGCATTTACCTTTGGATATCGACCCCGAGGTACGCCATGCCCGCTTGACCCGGCAAGAGCGAACTCTATTAGTTGAGCTGGTGGTTAAGCGTGTTCAAGAGCGCATACCAGTGGCTTATCTTACTAATAAAGCATGGTTTGCCGGTTTGGAATTTTATGTCGATGAGCGAGTATTAGTGCCTCGTTCTCCGTTTGCCGAGCTCATCGAAAATCAATTTTCGCCTTGGTTAACTCAAGAACCGCAACGTATTCTTGACTTGTGTACTGGTAGTGGCTGTATCGCCATTGCTTGTGCTTATGCCTTTAATGAGGCAGAAGTGGATGCGGTGGACATTTCAGAAGAGGCTTTAGCTGTGGCTGAAATTAATATTCAGGGTCACGGCTTAGAGCAACAGGTAACACCTATTTTGTCTGATGGCTTTAATCAACTTAGCGGGCAGTGCTATGACTTAATCGTGAGTAATCCTCCTTACGTTGACGCAGAAGACATGAGCAACTTACCTGATGAATTTGCTCACGAGCCTGAGCTGGGTTTGGCGTCGGGTTTTGATGGTTTAGAATTAACTAAACGAATTTTGGCAGACGCTGCCGAACACCTAAATCCTAAAGGCTTGTTAATTGTAGAAATCGGCAATAGCCAGATACATATGCAACAACAATATCCCGATGTGCCTTTTACTTGGATTGAATTCTCTAACGGTGGGCACGGCGTATTTATTATTAGCCGCGAGCAATTATTGGCTTGCGGTGAGCTATTTAAACAGTAA
- the smrB gene encoding endonuclease SmrB has translation MKKPTDEDFAAFKQALQGVRQIKQDKISPEPTRIKKKSQQRDKQQRAVLNNHQFFFSDEYHPLLPTEGPMRWQSEQCDPYELKKLRRGDYDPEIMLDLHGLSQLQAKQEIAALIQECKQQHYHVASIMHGHGQQVLKTKVPQWLAQHPEVLAFHQAPKIYGGSSALLVLINSPN, from the coding sequence ATGAAAAAACCCACTGACGAAGATTTCGCGGCTTTTAAACAAGCCCTTCAAGGCGTTCGCCAGATAAAACAAGATAAAATAAGTCCTGAGCCTACTCGAATCAAGAAAAAAAGCCAACAAAGGGACAAACAACAGCGCGCTGTACTAAATAATCACCAATTCTTCTTTTCTGATGAGTATCATCCGCTATTGCCTACAGAAGGGCCGATGCGTTGGCAAAGCGAACAATGTGATCCCTATGAGCTCAAAAAACTGCGCCGCGGTGATTATGATCCGGAAATTATGTTAGATCTACATGGCCTAAGCCAGTTACAAGCTAAGCAGGAAATAGCAGCTTTAATTCAAGAGTGTAAACAACAACATTACCACGTTGCTTCAATCATGCATGGCCATGGCCAGCAAGTATTAAAAACCAAAGTCCCTCAATGGCTAGCTCAGCATCCAGAGGTCTTAGCTTTTCATCAAGCGCCGAAAATATATGGTGGTTCCAGCGCCTTGTTAGTATTAATTAATTCTCCAAACTAA
- a CDS encoding DUF1107 domain-containing protein produces MKIFSRYSPVKIARYVKAFFKGRLYIKGRGAYEFNNGKLITLPNHKTTKHRQTVAEVNQQIDQFKNKAA; encoded by the coding sequence ATGAAGATATTTTCTCGCTATTCTCCAGTAAAAATAGCCCGATACGTTAAAGCGTTTTTTAAAGGACGTTTGTATATTAAAGGAAGAGGGGCTTATGAATTTAACAATGGAAAATTAATCACACTGCCTAATCATAAAACCACCAAACACCGGCAGACGGTGGCGGAAGTGAACCAACAAATCGACCAATTTAAGAATAAAGCCGCTTAA
- the sixA gene encoding phosphohistidine phosphatase SixA, giving the protein MQVYIMRHGEAEMFAATDSERALNQQGINEVTKMGHFLSEKMTHLDYLLVSPYVRAQQTWQCLSSLLPKPEQTVELKELSPSGDEQAVVALINELAIEKPMGKVLVISHLPLVGFLVDGLVPEVGAPLFSTAAVAELEIAAENSLLSLQHPVSLS; this is encoded by the coding sequence ATGCAAGTATATATCATGCGTCATGGTGAAGCCGAAATGTTTGCCGCCACTGACAGTGAGCGAGCACTAAACCAGCAAGGTATTAATGAAGTGACCAAGATGGGACACTTTTTAAGTGAAAAGATGACTCATTTGGATTATTTACTGGTCAGTCCCTATGTGCGAGCTCAGCAAACATGGCAGTGCTTATCGAGCCTATTACCTAAACCTGAGCAAACCGTAGAACTTAAAGAGCTAAGTCCCTCGGGCGATGAACAAGCAGTTGTGGCGCTCATTAATGAGTTAGCCATAGAAAAGCCGATGGGCAAGGTATTGGTTATTTCTCATTTGCCCTTGGTAGGTTTTTTGGTGGACGGTTTAGTGCCTGAAGTTGGCGCTCCCTTATTCAGTACCGCTGCAGTCGCCGAATTGGAAATTGCTGCAGAAAACAGTCTGTTGTCATTGCAGCATCCAGTAAGCTTAAGCTAG
- a CDS encoding insulinase family protein, which yields MRISPNDPKHYRHIVLDNGLKVLLIQDPDAQKSAASLAVNVGHFNDPKQREGLAHFLEHMLFLGTDSYPVPGEYQSFINRHGGSNNAWTGTEYTNYYFDIESRWFDEALDRFSQFFICPCFNPELVERERQAVNSEYQLKLKDDVRRIYQVHKETVNPAHPFSQFSVGNLDTLSDLPDASIRDDLIQFYQQQYSADLMSLALLSEKPLDVQEAHVRRLFEAVPRISRQALKLPPLYLSDHLAIECHIQPVKDLKKLTLSFAFDNTDALYRQKPLTYIAHLLGYEGPGSLVALLRHAGLINSMAAGGGISGSNFKDFTLSYSLTDDGLNKIDEIIDASFSYLALIREQGVQAWRYREKQQVFERAFLFQEKSRAIDLVSHLSLNLQHYPEEDLIFGDYAMQQFDQSLIEHCLQQISPERMRISLISPKLNTDRKAKWYHTPYSVKAIEEERIQRWQNPSKIDDLHLPSANPFLAVEDEASSLVEVEQTPAQPRLLLDKAGFRLWFSNEPEFKVPKGHLYVSVDSAHAVASVRNIVCTRLMVELMLDHLSEMTYQAEIAGMSYQLYAHQGGYTLHLSGFSDKQILLLKMIMGNRLLGHFEAKRFAIIKQQLAKHWHNQMQVKPISQLFGELTSLLQPNNPPPRELLAALENVQLEDLPNFVEKLYQNIHVEMLAYGNWTESEISALGDYIQQEMAPTTNPSKETPRKLISIKNQGSLLYEVQCQQNDSAMMVYYQSTDLSPENIALFTLSNHIMTSSFFNELRTKQQLGYIVGTGNLPLNRHPGIIFYVQSPHGQPQMLFDAINDFLDDFPVLMFELSEAQWQQSKQGLVAQILEPESNMRTRAQRFWVSIGNKDLNFDQRQRAAECIEQLERHDLVRFMMSLKSKRRDRIIVYNHGSSHPRSAPLNTHHLETVSYIESRSDFVNDAALYSYN from the coding sequence TTGCGAATCAGTCCAAATGATCCGAAACACTACCGACATATAGTATTAGACAATGGTCTTAAAGTACTGTTGATACAGGATCCTGACGCGCAAAAATCAGCGGCTTCGCTAGCAGTGAATGTTGGCCATTTTAATGACCCTAAACAGCGCGAAGGCCTAGCTCATTTTTTAGAGCACATGCTATTTTTAGGCACCGATTCCTACCCCGTTCCTGGCGAATATCAAAGCTTTATTAATCGCCATGGTGGTAGTAATAATGCTTGGACTGGCACCGAATATACTAATTACTATTTTGATATAGAAAGCCGCTGGTTTGATGAAGCGCTAGACCGCTTTAGCCAGTTTTTCATCTGCCCATGTTTCAACCCTGAGCTGGTTGAACGTGAACGCCAAGCCGTTAACTCAGAATATCAATTAAAGCTCAAAGACGACGTTCGGCGCATCTATCAAGTACATAAAGAAACCGTTAACCCGGCCCACCCTTTCAGCCAGTTTTCAGTAGGCAATTTAGATACCTTAAGCGACCTGCCAGACGCAAGTATTCGCGATGACTTAATTCAGTTTTACCAGCAGCAGTATTCTGCCGATCTTATGTCCTTGGCCCTGCTCAGTGAAAAACCTTTAGATGTACAAGAGGCCCATGTTCGGCGCTTATTTGAGGCGGTACCCCGTATTTCTCGACAAGCACTAAAACTACCACCATTGTATTTAAGCGATCATTTAGCCATTGAGTGCCATATTCAACCGGTTAAAGACTTAAAAAAGCTCACCTTATCTTTTGCTTTTGACAATACCGATGCGCTATATCGACAAAAACCGCTCACCTACATTGCTCACCTTTTGGGTTATGAGGGACCAGGAAGCTTAGTTGCATTGTTACGCCATGCTGGTTTAATCAATTCTATGGCCGCTGGCGGTGGTATTAGCGGCAGTAACTTTAAAGACTTCACGCTAAGTTACTCGCTTACCGATGACGGTCTAAATAAGATAGATGAGATAATTGATGCCAGCTTTAGTTATTTAGCGCTGATTCGAGAACAAGGCGTTCAGGCTTGGCGTTATCGCGAAAAACAACAAGTCTTTGAGCGAGCATTTTTATTTCAAGAAAAGTCACGCGCCATCGATTTGGTGTCACATCTGTCACTAAACCTGCAACACTACCCAGAAGAAGATTTAATCTTTGGTGACTATGCCATGCAGCAGTTTGACCAAAGCCTAATCGAACATTGTCTACAGCAAATCAGTCCTGAGCGAATGCGGATCAGCTTAATTTCGCCCAAGCTAAACACCGACAGGAAAGCCAAGTGGTACCACACCCCCTACTCAGTCAAAGCGATTGAAGAGGAACGCATCCAACGCTGGCAAAATCCCAGTAAAATTGATGACTTACACTTACCTAGCGCTAACCCTTTTCTAGCCGTGGAAGACGAAGCAAGCAGCTTAGTTGAGGTTGAGCAAACTCCTGCCCAGCCACGCTTATTACTTGATAAAGCAGGGTTTCGACTATGGTTTAGTAACGAACCCGAATTTAAAGTTCCCAAAGGTCATTTATACGTATCGGTAGATTCTGCACATGCCGTAGCCTCGGTACGCAATATCGTATGCACTCGGCTGATGGTAGAGTTGATGTTAGACCATCTTAGTGAGATGACTTACCAAGCCGAAATTGCGGGTATGTCTTACCAGCTATATGCCCACCAAGGTGGCTATACCTTGCATCTTTCGGGCTTTAGCGACAAACAAATATTGCTGTTAAAAATGATCATGGGCAATCGCTTATTAGGCCATTTCGAGGCCAAGCGTTTTGCTATTATCAAACAGCAACTGGCCAAACACTGGCACAACCAAATGCAAGTGAAGCCTATTTCCCAATTATTTGGCGAACTCACTTCATTGTTACAGCCCAATAATCCACCGCCTCGCGAACTACTGGCCGCTCTAGAAAACGTACAGCTCGAAGACTTACCCAATTTTGTAGAAAAGCTATACCAAAATATTCACGTAGAAATGCTGGCTTATGGGAACTGGACAGAGTCAGAAATCTCTGCGCTAGGTGATTACATTCAACAAGAAATGGCGCCCACAACCAACCCTTCTAAGGAGACGCCAAGAAAACTCATCAGCATTAAAAACCAAGGCAGTTTACTCTACGAAGTACAATGTCAACAAAACGACTCAGCGATGATGGTGTACTACCAAAGCACCGATCTCAGTCCAGAGAACATTGCGCTATTTACGCTGAGTAATCACATTATGACATCTAGCTTCTTCAATGAGCTACGGACTAAACAACAACTGGGCTATATCGTTGGTACTGGAAACTTACCGCTTAATCGCCATCCGGGTATTATTTTTTATGTACAGTCTCCACATGGCCAACCACAAATGCTATTTGATGCGATTAATGACTTTTTAGATGACTTTCCAGTATTAATGTTTGAGTTAAGCGAAGCGCAATGGCAACAAAGTAAACAAGGACTCGTTGCACAAATATTAGAGCCAGAAAGTAATATGCGTACTCGAGCGCAACGCTTTTGGGTCAGTATCGGCAATAAAGACTTAAACTTTGACCAACGCCAGCGTGCTGCTGAGTGTATCGAGCAACTAGAGCGTCATGATTTAGTTCGATTTATGATGAGCCTGAAGAGCAAACGACGCGACCGTATTATTGTTTACAACCATGGCAGCAGCCACCCGCGTAGCGCCCCACTGAATACTCACCACCTTGAAACGGTAAGTTATATAGAAAGCCGCAGCGACTTTGTAAACGACGCCGCCTTATACAGCTATAACTAA
- a CDS encoding delta-class carbonic anhydrase has protein sequence MNKHQLLILGAASLMALNTSANTEHSATHHAVADKVISQQRQKLAENTANKGFGPQAPRDIDSALGSNTIAFNEAPTYKQMNLCNIHFHKNAEHKGGEFTQYAGNGDGHGYQSGYQYNGHLTEAELAPVAHEICPSAHGSLYPGDTIELHYVHSSAQVVPGPTLASCLNEAINNPQLRVETQVFVLVNDEQAEDFMALTQVGSVNGFHQALNILNNTGEAVQYAGSTTGPGYNEKASPFQVSWSVRPKVAKVNINTVGKWCEGNIFEEDHAHGVRNLVVNPALLSPIK, from the coding sequence ATGAACAAACATCAGCTCTTAATATTAGGTGCAGCAAGCCTAATGGCTCTTAATACCAGTGCCAATACCGAGCACAGTGCGACTCACCATGCGGTAGCAGATAAAGTCATCAGTCAGCAACGCCAAAAGCTAGCCGAAAACACAGCCAATAAAGGCTTTGGACCGCAAGCTCCAAGAGACATAGACTCAGCGCTGGGCAGTAATACCATCGCCTTTAATGAAGCCCCAACCTATAAGCAAATGAACCTGTGCAATATCCATTTTCATAAAAATGCGGAGCATAAAGGTGGAGAATTTACCCAATATGCGGGTAATGGTGACGGCCACGGTTATCAAAGTGGCTACCAGTACAACGGCCATTTAACAGAGGCAGAGCTTGCACCTGTGGCTCATGAAATCTGCCCAAGTGCCCACGGTAGCCTCTACCCTGGTGATACTATCGAGCTGCACTATGTTCACTCTAGTGCTCAAGTCGTTCCCGGACCCACTTTAGCTTCGTGCTTAAATGAGGCGATTAATAACCCACAACTACGCGTAGAAACTCAAGTCTTTGTCTTGGTGAATGACGAGCAAGCAGAAGATTTTATGGCACTCACCCAAGTCGGCAGCGTTAACGGTTTCCACCAAGCCTTAAATATCTTGAATAACACTGGCGAAGCAGTGCAGTATGCGGGTTCGACTACTGGACCTGGCTACAATGAAAAAGCTTCACCTTTTCAAGTATCTTGGAGTGTTCGTCCAAAAGTCGCTAAAGTGAACATCAATACCGTCGGCAAATGGTGTGAAGGGAATATATTTGAGGAAGACCACGCCCACGGAGTGCGAAACTTGGTGGTCAATCCAGCGCTATTATCTCCTATAAAATAA